One genomic segment of Lampris incognitus isolate fLamInc1 chromosome 2, fLamInc1.hap2, whole genome shotgun sequence includes these proteins:
- the rcc2 gene encoding protein RCC2 homolog isoform X1 produces the protein MPRKKVTEVSGNGGMKKKRTSGKRKERDFSSDDDFDYEQENNKKPGKPATKSGLQPVTVADEIKEKIKLECPKVKGQLLIFGATNWDLIGRKEVPKQQAAYRNLGQNLWTPHRYGCLNDVQISCVVSGPCAAHSLLITTEGKLWSWGRNEKGQLGHGDTKRLEAPKLIETLADNVIVAAACGRNHTLALTEAGTVFSFGENKLGQLGQGNQTDAILTPALIAYNGQPLVKVACGAEFSMVVDCKGNLYSFGCPEYGQLGHNSDGKFIARAQRIEFDCELIPRRVAIFIEKSKDGQVTPVPNVVVRDVACGGNHTLVLDSQKRVFTWGFGGYGRLGHTEQKDEMVPRLVKLFDFPGRGATQIYTGYQCSFAVSEMGGLLFWGVTNTSRESTMYPKAVQDLCGWKIRSLACGKSSIIIAADESTISWGPSPTFGELGYGDNKPKSSTTAQEIKTLDGIYTEQVAMGYSHSLVIARQDSQQEEERLQKLPEYNPRTL, from the exons ATGCCCCGCAAGAAGGTGACTGAAGTTTCAGGGAATGGTGGAATGAAGAAGAAGAGGACAAGTggcaaaagaaaagagagagatttCAGCAGTGATGACGACTTTGATTATGAGCAGGAAAACAACAAGAAACCTGGAAAGCCTGCTACAAAGTCTGGCCTCCAGCCTGTCACTGTCGCAGATGAAATCAAGGAGAAAATA AAACTTGAATGCCCCAAGGTCAAAGGTCAACTGCTAATTTTTGGAGCAACTAACTGGGATTTAATTGGAAGAAAGGAGGTGCCCAAACAGCAAG CGGCATACCGGAACCTGGGCCAGAACTTGTGGACTCCGCATCGCTACGGCTGTCTGAATGACGTCCAGATCAGCTGCGTAGTGTCTGGTCCCTGCGCTGCCCACAGCCTTCTCATCACCACAGAAGGCAAACTGTGGAGCTGGG GTCGTAATGAGAAAGGTCAGCTGGGTCATGGAGACACTAAGCGTCTTGAGGCGCCGAAGTTAATTGAAACCCTGGCGGATAATGTGATTGTCGCTGCAGCCTGTGGACGCAACCACACCCTGGCTCTCACAG AGGCGGGAACAGTCTTCTCATTTGGAGAGAACAAACTAGGACAGCTGGGCCAGGGAAACCAGACTGATGCGATCCTTACTCCAGCTTTG ATCGCGTACAATGGCCAGCCGCTGGTTAAAGTAGCCTGTGGTGCAGAGTTCAGCATGGTGGTCGACTGCAAAGGAAACCTTTACTCATTCGGCTGCCCAGAGTACGGACAGCTAG GTCACAACTCTGATGGAAAGTTCATCGCCCGCGCTCAGCGCATTGAGTTCGACTGTGAGCTCATCCCTCGACGTGTAGCCATCTTTATTGAGAAGTCCAAGGATGGTCAGGTCACGCCGGTACCCAACGTGGTAGTCCGAGATGTAGCTTGTGGGGGTAATCACACG ttggTGCTGGACTCTCAGAAGCGTGTGTTCACTTGGGGCTTCGGTGGTTATGGCCGTCTAGGACACACAGAGCAGAAAGACGAGATGGTTCCTCGGCTGGTTAAGCTCTTTGACTTCCCTGGCCGTGGGGCCACCCAGATCTACACTGGCTACCAGTGTTCCTTCGCCGTCAGCGAGATGG GGGGGCTTCTTTTCTGGGGGGTTACCAACACATCCCGAGAGTCGACCATGTATCCTAAAGCTGTGCAAGATTTGTGTGGTTGGAAAATCCGCAGCCTAGCGTGTGG GAAAAGCAGCATCATTATCGCTGCGGATGAGAGTACAATCAGCTGGGGCCCTTCTCCAACATTTGGTGAACTT GGATATGGAGACAACAAGCCCAAATCCTCCACCACTGCCCAGGAGATCAAGACCTTGGACGGCATCTACACCGAGCAG gtgGCGATGGGTTATTCCCACTCTCTGGTCATTGCCAGACAGGACAGCCAGCAAGAGGAGGAGAGACTTCAGAAGCTTCCAGAATACAACCCCCGAACACTTTGA
- the rcc2 gene encoding protein RCC2 homolog isoform X2: MPRKKVTEVSGNGGMKKKRTSGKRKERDFSSDDDFDYEQENNKKPGKPATKSGLQPVTVADEIKEKIKLECPKVKGQLLIFGATNWDLIGRKEVPKQQAAYRNLGQNLWTPHRYGCLNDVQISCVVSGPCAAHSLLITTEGKLWSWGRNEKGQLGHGDTKRLEAPKLIETLADNVIVAAACGRNHTLALTEAGTVFSFGENKLGQLGQGNQTDAILTPALIAYNGQPLVKVACGAEFSMVVDCKGNLYSFGCPEYGQLGHNSDGKFIARAQRIEFDCELIPRRVAIFIEKSKDGQVTPVPNVVVRDVACGGNHTLVLDSQKRVFTWGFGGYGRLGHTEQKDEMVPRLVKLFDFPGRGATQIYTGYQCSFAVSEMVSCFKGGFFSGGLPTHPESRPCILKLCKICVVGKSAA; encoded by the exons ATGCCCCGCAAGAAGGTGACTGAAGTTTCAGGGAATGGTGGAATGAAGAAGAAGAGGACAAGTggcaaaagaaaagagagagatttCAGCAGTGATGACGACTTTGATTATGAGCAGGAAAACAACAAGAAACCTGGAAAGCCTGCTACAAAGTCTGGCCTCCAGCCTGTCACTGTCGCAGATGAAATCAAGGAGAAAATA AAACTTGAATGCCCCAAGGTCAAAGGTCAACTGCTAATTTTTGGAGCAACTAACTGGGATTTAATTGGAAGAAAGGAGGTGCCCAAACAGCAAG CGGCATACCGGAACCTGGGCCAGAACTTGTGGACTCCGCATCGCTACGGCTGTCTGAATGACGTCCAGATCAGCTGCGTAGTGTCTGGTCCCTGCGCTGCCCACAGCCTTCTCATCACCACAGAAGGCAAACTGTGGAGCTGGG GTCGTAATGAGAAAGGTCAGCTGGGTCATGGAGACACTAAGCGTCTTGAGGCGCCGAAGTTAATTGAAACCCTGGCGGATAATGTGATTGTCGCTGCAGCCTGTGGACGCAACCACACCCTGGCTCTCACAG AGGCGGGAACAGTCTTCTCATTTGGAGAGAACAAACTAGGACAGCTGGGCCAGGGAAACCAGACTGATGCGATCCTTACTCCAGCTTTG ATCGCGTACAATGGCCAGCCGCTGGTTAAAGTAGCCTGTGGTGCAGAGTTCAGCATGGTGGTCGACTGCAAAGGAAACCTTTACTCATTCGGCTGCCCAGAGTACGGACAGCTAG GTCACAACTCTGATGGAAAGTTCATCGCCCGCGCTCAGCGCATTGAGTTCGACTGTGAGCTCATCCCTCGACGTGTAGCCATCTTTATTGAGAAGTCCAAGGATGGTCAGGTCACGCCGGTACCCAACGTGGTAGTCCGAGATGTAGCTTGTGGGGGTAATCACACG ttggTGCTGGACTCTCAGAAGCGTGTGTTCACTTGGGGCTTCGGTGGTTATGGCCGTCTAGGACACACAGAGCAGAAAGACGAGATGGTTCCTCGGCTGGTTAAGCTCTTTGACTTCCCTGGCCGTGGGGCCACCCAGATCTACACTGGCTACCAGTGTTCCTTCGCCGTCAGCGAGATGG TCTCTTGTTTTAAGGGGGGCTTCTTTTCTGGGGGGTTACCAACACATCCCGAGAGTCGACCATGTATCCTAAAGCTGTGCAAGATTTGTGTGGTTGGAAAATCCGCAGCCTAG
- the LOC130106723 gene encoding 60S ribosomal protein L22-like — protein MAPPQKKQNTSKGGKKKKQVLKFTLDCTHPVEDGIMDAANFEQFLQERIKVNGKAGNLGGGVVSIDRSKSKITVSSEVPFSKRYLKYLTKKYLKKNNLRDWLRVVANTKESYELRYFQINQDEEEEEDED, from the exons ATGGCTCCCCCC CAGAAGAAGCAGAACACCAGCAAAGGTGGTAAGAAGAAAAAACAGGTCCTTAAGTTTACCTTGGACTGCACCCATCCCGTTGAAGATGGCATCATGGACGCTGCCAACTTT GAGCAGTTTCTCCAGGAGCGCATCAAGGTAAATGGGAAAGCTGGCAACCTTGGTGGAGGCGTCGTGTCCATTGACAGGAGCAAAAGCAAGATAACCGTGTCTTCAGAGGTGCCCTTCTCCAAAAG ATACCTGAAATATCTGACCAAGAAGTACCTGAAGAAAAACAATCTTCGGGACTGGCTGCGTGTTGTGGCTAACACCAAGGAGAGCTACGAACTGCGCTACTTCCAGATTAaccaggatgaagaggaggaggaggatgaggattaA
- the icmt gene encoding protein-S-isoprenylcysteine O-methyltransferase, with product MAGSRLVLEGRISIKTFILGFSVVTIPVVRTLFGRVDWVFDYLTETPGKIAMCVHVAVVNGLLLLLYRGPLYKVAVRACFLGVTFGCGLIISFSQTTWTHFGWYMCSLSFFHYSEYLVTAIINPRSLSLDSFLLNHSVEYTLAAVSSWMEFTVEKLTVPELKQLNWLSLAGLLMVMCGEGLRKAAMLTAGSNFNHIVQNEKAQSHVLVTSGVYSFFRHPSYVGWFYWSIGTQVMLCNPVCTVGYMLASWRFFRERIEEEELSLIHFFGEDYVEYKKKVSTGLPFISGIRVN from the exons ATGGCAGGCTCCAGGTTGGTCCTGGAGGGAAGGATAAGTATAAAAACCTTTATTCTGGGGTTTAGTGTTGTAACAATCCCCGTCGTCAGGACGCTGTTCGGGCGTGTGGACTGGGTGTTTGATTATCTGACGGAAACTCCGGGGAAAATAGCTATGTGTGTGCACGTTGCTGTGGTGAACGGCCTCTTGCTGCTCCTCTACAGGGGACCCCTGTATAAG GTTGCAGTCAGAGCCTGTTTTCTGGGAGTAACATTTGGCTGCGGTTTGATCATTAGCTTTTCCCAAACAACATGGACACATTTTGGCTG GTACATGtgctccttgtctttcttccatTACTCGGAGTACCTGGTGACCGCCATCATCAACCCTCGCAGCCTCTCGCTAGACTCTTTCCTGTTAAACCACAGTGTGGAGTACACGCTGGCCGCTGTCTCCTCCTGGATGGAGTTCACTGTGGAAAAGCTCACAGTTCCAG AGCTGAAGCAACTGAACTGGCTCAGTCTGGCGGGTCTGCTGATGGTGATGTGTGGAGAAGGACTCCGCAAGGCGGCCATGCTGACGGCCGGCTCCAACTTCAACCACATTGTCCAGAATGAGAAGGCTCAGAGCCACGTGCTGGTCACCAGCGGCGTCTACTCCTTCTTCAGACACCCTTCATATGTGGGCTGGTTTTACTGGAGCATAGGAACACAG GTGATGCTGTGTAACCCTGTGTGTACAGTCGGCTATATGCTGGCTAGCTGGCGCTTCTTCCGCGAACGGATTGAAGAGGAGGAGCTGTCCCTCATCCATTTCTTTGGGGAGGACTATGTGGAATACAAAAAGAAAGTGTCCACGGGGCTGCCCTTCATTTCTGGCATCCGTGTCAACTAG